The following are encoded in a window of Clostridium thermarum genomic DNA:
- a CDS encoding ABC transporter ATP-binding protein has product MTHSMVKLEHVVKVFDDDDHDKSHAAVNDISLDIREGEFITILGPSGCGKTTTLRMIAGFEKCTRGTVYIDNENVSEKAPYERKVNTVFQSYALFPHMNVFDNIAFGLTLKKVSKSEIKEKVNAMLKIVQLEGMENRMPDQLSGGQRQRVAIARAIINNPKVLLLDEPLGALDQKLRKQMQVELKHLQQQLGITFVFVTHDQEEALTMSDRICIMNNGRIEQLGTPDEIYERPATKFVADFIGETNLFDARISGSSNGKFSVTLEDGQEVFLKETNGKINDPICFAIRPERLKLKAAPEVNDSYLKAKYKERIYIGSVIRTIVTLKNGKDVIVSEPAGDVYSIANSESDLFVTWNPENAVVISA; this is encoded by the coding sequence GTGACACACTCAATGGTAAAGTTGGAGCACGTTGTAAAGGTTTTTGATGATGACGATCATGACAAATCACACGCTGCAGTTAATGACATTTCTCTGGATATAAGAGAAGGTGAATTTATTACCATTTTGGGTCCCAGCGGATGTGGTAAAACTACAACCCTGAGAATGATTGCCGGCTTTGAAAAATGTACAAGAGGCACTGTTTATATCGATAATGAGAATGTTTCTGAAAAGGCACCCTACGAAAGAAAAGTAAACACAGTTTTTCAGAGTTATGCCCTTTTTCCTCATATGAATGTTTTTGATAATATCGCCTTTGGTTTGACCTTAAAAAAGGTTTCCAAAAGTGAGATTAAAGAAAAAGTTAATGCTATGTTGAAAATTGTTCAGCTAGAGGGAATGGAGAACAGAATGCCAGACCAGCTCAGCGGTGGTCAAAGACAACGTGTAGCTATCGCCAGAGCTATTATAAATAATCCTAAGGTTTTACTTTTGGATGAACCCTTAGGAGCCCTTGACCAGAAACTTAGAAAGCAGATGCAGGTAGAGCTGAAGCATTTACAGCAGCAGCTTGGAATAACCTTCGTATTCGTTACTCATGATCAGGAAGAAGCCCTGACTATGTCAGATAGAATTTGTATAATGAATAACGGAAGGATAGAACAGCTTGGCACGCCAGATGAAATATATGAAAGACCCGCTACTAAATTTGTGGCCGATTTCATTGGTGAAACCAACTTATTTGATGCTAGAATAAGTGGTTCTTCAAATGGTAAGTTTAGTGTGACCTTAGAAGATGGACAAGAAGTCTTCTTAAAAGAAACCAATGGCAAGATTAATGATCCTATATGTTTTGCTATAAGACCGGAAAGATTGAAGCTAAAGGCAGCACCGGAAGTCAATGATTCCTATTTAAAGGCCAAGTATAAGGAAAGAATATATATCGGATCAGTTATAAGAACTATCGTTACCTTAAAAAATGGTAAGGATGTAATTGTAAGCGAACCAGCCGGAGACGTGTACAGTATAGCAAATAGTGAGAGCGACCTATTTGTTACTTGGAATCCGGAGAATGCGGTGGTGATCAGCGCATGA
- a CDS encoding extracellular solute-binding protein yields MKKNSKLLSSYSILIYLFLYMPILILILFSFNESKLNAVWTGFSLKWYKNLFTNYTILEALKNTLLIAVTSTILSVMIGTITAVGMYRYKFRGKGILDAVLFVPIVIPEIVMGIAMLSFFSMLQKVIDFEMGLITLIIAHVTFSVSYVVVVVKSRLQGFDKHLEEAAMDLGATPLQTFFKVTLPVIMPGIISGGLLAFTLSLDDVIISFFVAGPKSTTLPLKVLSMVKFGVTPEINALSTIMLLFTVVIVVLMELLNKASAHKKKVLQFASVFLVAIIAMSSGVFALAHRGQKPQEELNVFNWSEYLPQSVIDKFEEKYNIKVNYSTFSSNEEMLAKLQAGGNNYDLVVASDYMVEALLKQDLLQELNLDSIPNLNYMDSKYLNNDFDPGNKYSIPYMMTTAAIGVDTSKVDFEVKGYADLWDPRLKGSLVVLDDQRAIIGMTLKKLGYSLNETDPQALAEAEKELKALQANIKAYDSDSPKTLLINGEASVGFVWGAEISLAQRENPNIVCIIPEEGLFLQLDNFVIPKTAGNVKAAELFMDFIMQPEISVEISKEFPYANPNRGAWELMDKAILEDIAVYPPEEAVKKGEHLKDIGEAIEAFDKVWSSIKE; encoded by the coding sequence ATGAAAAAGAACTCAAAATTACTTTCTTCTTACAGTATACTGATATATTTATTTCTATATATGCCTATTTTGATTTTGATTCTGTTTTCCTTTAATGAGTCCAAGCTTAACGCAGTGTGGACAGGATTCAGCCTGAAATGGTATAAAAATTTATTCACTAACTACACCATTTTGGAAGCTCTGAAGAATACCTTACTTATAGCAGTGACCAGTACTATTTTATCGGTTATGATAGGAACTATAACTGCCGTGGGAATGTACCGCTATAAGTTCAGGGGTAAGGGCATATTGGATGCGGTACTCTTCGTGCCCATAGTTATTCCTGAAATAGTTATGGGTATTGCCATGCTCTCTTTCTTCTCCATGCTTCAGAAGGTAATTGACTTCGAGATGGGCTTAATCACACTGATAATTGCCCATGTTACCTTCAGCGTTTCCTATGTAGTAGTGGTAGTAAAGTCAAGATTGCAAGGCTTTGACAAGCATCTTGAGGAAGCCGCAATGGACTTGGGTGCAACCCCCTTGCAGACCTTCTTTAAGGTTACTTTACCGGTTATAATGCCAGGTATAATATCCGGAGGTTTGCTGGCTTTTACTCTCTCATTGGATGATGTAATAATCAGCTTCTTCGTGGCAGGGCCCAAAAGTACGACCTTGCCGCTGAAAGTTTTATCCATGGTAAAGTTCGGTGTTACTCCGGAAATCAATGCGCTTTCTACTATTATGCTGCTGTTTACCGTGGTGATCGTTGTTTTAATGGAGCTCTTAAACAAAGCTTCAGCCCATAAGAAGAAAGTACTGCAGTTTGCCTCAGTATTCCTTGTGGCCATAATAGCCATGTCTTCCGGAGTATTTGCCTTGGCTCACAGAGGACAGAAGCCACAGGAAGAGCTGAATGTATTTAACTGGTCAGAATATCTTCCTCAGTCTGTTATAGATAAGTTTGAGGAAAAATATAATATAAAAGTTAATTATTCCACCTTCTCCTCCAACGAGGAAATGCTGGCAAAGCTTCAGGCCGGCGGTAATAATTATGACCTTGTGGTAGCCAGCGACTATATGGTGGAAGCACTGCTGAAACAAGACCTTTTACAGGAGTTAAACTTAGATAGCATACCGAATCTCAATTATATGGATTCCAAGTATCTCAATAATGACTTTGACCCCGGAAATAAATATAGTATACCTTATATGATGACCACTGCTGCCATTGGTGTTGATACTTCAAAAGTAGACTTTGAAGTAAAGGGCTATGCTGACTTGTGGGATCCAAGACTAAAGGGCTCCCTTGTTGTTTTGGATGACCAAAGAGCTATAATCGGTATGACCTTAAAGAAACTTGGCTACTCTTTAAATGAAACAGATCCACAGGCTCTTGCAGAAGCTGAAAAAGAGCTGAAGGCTCTTCAAGCAAATATCAAAGCCTATGACAGTGACAGTCCAAAGACCCTGCTTATAAACGGAGAAGCCTCTGTGGGCTTTGTATGGGGAGCAGAAATTTCCCTGGCCCAGAGAGAAAATCCTAATATAGTGTGTATAATTCCGGAGGAAGGTTTGTTTCTTCAGTTGGATAACTTCGTAATACCAAAGACTGCAGGCAATGTCAAAGCCGCAGAGCTGTTTATGGACTTTATAATGCAGCCGGAAATAAGCGTAGAAATATCAAAGGAATTCCCATATGCTAATCCAAACCGTGGTGCTTGGGAACTTATGGACAAAGCAATTCTGGAGGATATTGCAGTTTATCCGCCGGAGGAAGCCGTTAAGAAGGGTGAGCATCTGAAGGATATTGGTGAGGCTATTGAGGCCTTTGATAAGGTTTGGTCTAGTATAAAAGAATAA
- a CDS encoding YbaK/EbsC family protein, with translation MTTKALRLKGLRFVSEEMLHKCLGVEAGFVTPFGLINDKDREVQA, from the coding sequence ATGACTACAAAAGCATTGCGATTAAAGGGACTGAGATTTGTTTCTGAGGAAATGCTGCATAAATGTCTGGGGGTAGAAGCCGGTTTCGTTACGCCATTTGGGCTTATAAATGATAAAGATAGAGAGGTACAGGCATGA
- a CDS encoding alpha/beta hydrolase gives MEKEFDIYTQDGKRLHMYKWDNANNIKGVVQLVHGSCEHAGRYEDICEFLNSRGYIVYAHDHRGHGKTEDNIDDLGFFAEEKGWEKLIEDLKLVNDRIHQENPGKQVIMLGHSMGSFLARHYAILYGTTIDALILSGTAHNPRLLLRLGLFAANLEIKRRGPKFRSQFIYKMSYDSFNKGFKPARTKCDWLSTDKKEVDKFLADERCGFVFTAAAFKDMFKGLLFITDHKNISKMRKNLPVLIISGKDDQVGGRGKMVRKTCNVFTDVGIKDITLRLYEGMRHEIFNEIEKLKVFEDMLNWMDERIDD, from the coding sequence ATGGAAAAAGAATTTGATATATATACCCAAGATGGCAAGCGATTACATATGTATAAGTGGGATAATGCCAATAATATCAAGGGAGTAGTGCAGTTAGTACATGGATCCTGTGAGCATGCCGGCAGATATGAGGACATATGCGAGTTTCTAAATTCCCGAGGTTATATAGTATATGCCCATGACCACAGAGGGCATGGAAAAACTGAAGACAACATTGATGATTTGGGATTTTTTGCTGAAGAAAAGGGCTGGGAGAAGCTTATAGAAGATTTAAAGCTTGTAAATGATAGGATACATCAGGAAAACCCCGGTAAGCAAGTAATAATGCTAGGTCACAGCATGGGATCGTTTTTGGCCCGGCATTATGCCATTTTGTATGGTACAACAATTGATGCATTAATCCTTTCAGGTACTGCACATAATCCAAGACTTTTACTAAGGCTGGGGCTTTTTGCAGCAAATCTTGAAATAAAAAGGAGAGGTCCTAAGTTTAGAAGCCAATTTATATATAAAATGTCCTACGATTCTTTTAATAAAGGCTTTAAGCCCGCTAGAACAAAGTGCGATTGGCTGTCTACCGATAAGAAAGAAGTGGATAAATTTCTTGCTGATGAACGGTGCGGTTTTGTTTTCACTGCAGCGGCATTTAAAGATATGTTCAAAGGACTTTTATTTATAACGGACCACAAAAATATATCAAAAATGAGAAAGAACTTACCTGTGCTTATTATATCCGGAAAAGATGATCAAGTGGGCGGTAGGGGAAAGATGGTAAGAAAAACCTGCAATGTATTTACTGATGTGGGAATAAAGGATATAACCTTAAGGCTATATGAGGGAATGAGACATGAAATTTTTAATGAAATAGAGAAGTTGAAGGTGTTCGAGGATATGTTGAATTGGATGGATGAAAGGATTGATGATTAG
- a CDS encoding ABC transporter permease: protein MNTELKNLEPPPGAARKLRLPKRFIGILSTLGPVMTWMLAFFVVPIILIIIMSFCKRTAVGTIDYSFTLGNFKKSIDLGYLKILGNSLFISLMTTILCLLFGYPFAYFVARSSKKYRSILLMLIILPFWTNSLIRTYAWIILLRTEGIINTYLMNFGLIKEPLKMLYNEGAVLLGMVYTMFPFMVLPLYSTIEKLDFSLLEAASDLGANPRKTFLKVTLPLTKSGILSGCLLVFVPTLGLFFIPDLMGGSKITLISNLIKNQFLQSRNWPFGSAVSIIIMLIMFVLLKLFTRLGGSKDKLEVM, encoded by the coding sequence ATGAATACGGAATTAAAGAATTTAGAACCCCCTCCTGGGGCCGCCAGAAAACTTCGCTTACCCAAAAGATTTATAGGAATTCTTTCAACTTTAGGACCGGTTATGACTTGGATGCTGGCATTCTTCGTTGTGCCCATAATCCTTATAATTATCATGAGTTTTTGTAAAAGAACTGCCGTTGGAACTATAGATTACAGCTTTACCTTGGGAAACTTTAAAAAATCCATTGACTTGGGTTATTTAAAGATTCTGGGTAACTCCCTTTTTATATCATTGATGACTACAATTTTATGCCTGTTATTTGGATATCCCTTTGCATATTTTGTTGCAAGGTCTTCAAAGAAATACAGAAGTATACTGCTTATGCTTATAATACTACCCTTCTGGACGAACTCTCTCATAAGAACCTATGCATGGATTATCCTGCTTCGTACAGAAGGTATTATAAACACCTATTTAATGAACTTTGGCTTGATAAAAGAGCCGCTGAAGATGCTATATAATGAAGGGGCTGTTTTACTTGGAATGGTTTATACCATGTTCCCCTTTATGGTGCTGCCTCTTTATTCTACCATTGAAAAGCTGGACTTTTCACTGCTGGAGGCTGCTTCTGACCTTGGAGCAAATCCCAGAAAGACCTTCTTAAAGGTTACTTTACCGCTGACAAAGTCCGGTATATTGTCCGGCTGTCTGCTTGTTTTCGTTCCTACTTTGGGCTTATTCTTTATCCCGGACCTTATGGGCGGAAGCAAAATAACCTTGATAAGCAATTTGATAAAGAATCAATTCCTGCAATCCAGAAACTGGCCTTTTGGTTCTGCAGTTTCAATAATTATTATGCTGATAATGTTTGTCCTTCTTAAGCTCTTTACAAGGTTAGGCGGATCAAAGGATAAACTGGAGGTGATGTAG
- a CDS encoding phosphatase PAP2 family protein: MWSKIKENWKHLMFMLAIPAVSAFYPLFNNAKNGAQMVFLPIDYKVPFIKEFIIPYIAWYPFIVLTMVYLCLKDKKVYYRTLTSIILGFISSFAIFYVFQTHVPRPEVVGDDIFSVLVRLIYSNDQPYNCFPSLHVLESHLMVMGVNALENKSKKVQYFVIFTSVMIILSTQFIKQHVVIDIIGGLYLAEVIFNAVPGLKRIVLTLWKRRSKILEG, translated from the coding sequence ATGTGGAGTAAAATAAAAGAAAATTGGAAGCATCTTATGTTTATGCTGGCTATACCTGCGGTATCAGCTTTTTATCCATTGTTCAACAATGCTAAGAATGGTGCTCAGATGGTTTTCTTACCTATTGATTATAAGGTTCCCTTTATTAAAGAATTTATAATACCTTATATTGCCTGGTATCCTTTTATTGTATTGACTATGGTATATCTATGCCTAAAGGATAAGAAAGTCTATTATCGAACCTTGACCAGTATAATTCTTGGATTTATTTCATCCTTTGCAATATTCTATGTATTCCAGACTCATGTTCCAAGACCTGAGGTAGTAGGAGATGATATTTTTTCAGTACTTGTTAGGTTGATTTACAGCAATGATCAGCCCTATAATTGTTTCCCAAGCCTTCACGTACTTGAGAGTCATCTGATGGTAATGGGAGTAAATGCCCTTGAAAATAAAAGCAAGAAGGTTCAATATTTTGTTATATTTACTTCCGTCATGATAATCCTATCCACCCAGTTTATAAAGCAGCATGTGGTTATTGATATCATAGGAGGATTATACTTGGCAGAGGTTATATTTAATGCAGTACCGGGATTAAAGAGAATTGTACTTACTCTGTGGAAGAGAAGATCTAAGATATTGGAAGGTTAA
- a CDS encoding M24 family metallopeptidase, with the protein MNNGRLHRVMANMMKHNLDQMIVSSAASIFYLTGKWIESGERMLALYINTNGQCKLIINELFPLEQQAGLEKLVYNDREDAVQLMADIIEDKKLGIDKTWPSHFLIRLMEKKSGLTFVNGSPILDEVRMIKDAEEIHLMREASKVNDKVMAEVMELIKEGHEEKKICKLLADLYEKHNTYSFSFYPLIAYGANAAEPHHASDNTVIKAGDSVIIDIGGITNYYCSDMTRTVFYKNASEEASKVYNLVLEANRKGIEAVKPGVRLCDIDKAARNVIEKAGYGEYFIHRTGHNIGVEVHEFPDVSSVNKMVAEPGMIFSVEPGIYLPGKFGVRIEDLVLVTENGHEVLNNYTKKLQVI; encoded by the coding sequence ATGAATAATGGAAGATTGCATAGAGTAATGGCGAATATGATGAAGCACAACCTGGATCAAATGATTGTTTCATCTGCAGCATCAATATTTTATTTGACAGGAAAATGGATAGAATCCGGGGAGAGAATGCTTGCACTGTACATCAATACTAATGGACAATGTAAGCTCATTATAAACGAGCTGTTCCCACTAGAGCAGCAAGCAGGGCTGGAAAAGCTTGTTTATAACGACAGAGAGGATGCTGTTCAGCTGATGGCTGATATAATAGAAGACAAGAAACTTGGTATTGATAAAACTTGGCCATCACATTTTTTAATAAGATTAATGGAAAAGAAAAGTGGTTTGACTTTTGTTAACGGTTCTCCTATTTTGGATGAGGTAAGAATGATAAAGGATGCTGAAGAAATCCATCTGATGAGAGAAGCTTCCAAGGTGAACGATAAAGTGATGGCTGAGGTGATGGAGCTCATAAAGGAAGGCCATGAGGAAAAGAAGATCTGTAAGCTGCTTGCAGACTTATATGAAAAACATAATACCTATAGCTTTTCCTTTTATCCATTGATTGCCTATGGAGCAAATGCTGCAGAACCTCATCATGCTTCTGACAATACGGTGATTAAGGCGGGAGACAGTGTTATTATAGACATTGGTGGCATAACAAACTATTACTGCTCTGATATGACAAGAACTGTATTTTATAAGAATGCTTCCGAGGAAGCTTCCAAGGTATATAATTTGGTGTTAGAGGCTAACAGAAAGGGAATTGAAGCGGTAAAGCCGGGAGTAAGACTTTGTGATATAGACAAAGCTGCCAGAAATGTAATTGAAAAAGCAGGTTATGGTGAATATTTTATACATAGAACTGGTCATAATATTGGAGTCGAGGTTCATGAGTTTCCGGATGTAAGTTCTGTTAATAAAATGGTAGCTGAGCCTGGAATGATTTTTTCAGTAGAACCGGGCATATATCTTCCAGGAAAGTTTGGAGTTAGAATTGAGGACTTAGTGCTTGTTACAGAAAATGGCCATGAAGTACTAAATAACTATACAAAAAAATTACAAGTAATTTAA
- a CDS encoding alpha/beta-type small acid-soluble spore protein has translation MARNNNNRVLVPQARQGLDRFKAEVASEIGLANYEATDKGNLTSRQNGYVGGTMVKKMVEAYEKGL, from the coding sequence ATGGCAAGAAACAATAACAACAGAGTATTAGTTCCACAAGCAAGACAGGGATTAGACAGATTTAAGGCTGAGGTAGCTAGCGAAATAGGATTAGCTAACTATGAAGCTACTGATAAAGGCAATCTTACTTCCAGACAAAATGGTTATGTTGGTGGAACAATGGTTAAGAAAATGGTTGAAGCTTACGAAAAAGGACTATAA